A segment of the Anaerolineae bacterium genome:
GCTGGATACCTTGCTAAAAGAAGCAGCCGCCGTACAGGCCAGCCGCAACGTCCAACCCAAGACGAGCCTCTCGGCACAAAAACGCAGTTAACTTTCCATCGATAGCTGGCACCTCCAATATGCCATAAAGGAAGGAGGCGTGTATGAAATCCCTGATTGAGTACATAGCGCAATCCCTGGTCGATCATCCAGAGGAAGTCAAAGTGCGCGAGGTTCGAAAAGGGAATTCGGTCAACCTTGCCTTGTATGTTGCCAAAGACGACATGGGGCGGGTGATCGGCAGAAATGGACGGGTGGCAAACGCAATCCGTGTTCTACTCAGGGTGGCGGCTGCCCGGCAAGGACTGCGCGTAAATTTCGACGTTGAAGAGCCGCGATGAATCCTGCCTCGCCGCGCACTGTCCAAAACCAAGCGGCAGGCTCGCCGCAAGCTGGCGAGCCTGCCTTCTTAGTGATTGGAAAAATTCGCCGTCCACATGGGGTGCGCGGCGATGTGCTCATGGAAGTCTATACCGATTTTCCTGAGCGCATCCAGGCTGGCGTGGTGGTCTATGTTGGAGACCAGGTTCGGCAACACGAGATTGTGGCGCGACGAACCCATCGAGATGGGTTATTGATTCGATTCCAGGGTTATACAACTCCCGAAGAAGCTGGCGAACTGCGCAACCAGTTGGTCTATGTCCGGGCAGACGATCGACCACCTCTGGAAGAAGGCGAATATTATCATCATCAAATCCTCGGCATGATGGTTTATGATGAGGCAAAGGGGTTTGTCGGTTGGGTCAGAGAAATCCTCAGCACCGGCGCCAATGATGTACTGGTGGTCAAAAATGAGCAGGATAAGGAACTCTTGATTCCTTTCGCCGACGACTGGATCGTAGAGGTGGATGTGCCTCAAAAAAGGCTCAGGGTAAGCATTTTGCAAGGATGAGGTGATGAGCGAAGAGCGTGAGAAACGCTATTGGGTGGGCTTTAATCTGGTCAAGGGGATCGGGGCAGTGCGCTTCCGACGGATGTTGCAAGCGTTCGAAAGCCTCGAAAAAGCCTGGTATGCCCCCAGCGATGCGCTCCGCCGCGTGGGTTTTGGGGAAAAGCATCTTGAAAACTTTCACCTCATTCGCTCTCAGGTCGATCTCGACCGTTACTGGGAGGCTTTACACGCTAAAGATATTCAGGTTGTCACGTGGATGGATGAAAACTATCCGCGGTTGCTCAAAGAGATTGACCAATCTCCGCCGGTTTTGTACGTCCGGGGTGAGCTAGGCGTTTCGGATGAGATCGCCGTAGCGGTGGTTGGAACTCGGCGAGTCACCAGATACGGACGCCAGGTTGCCGAGGAGATCGCTGCCGGGCTGGCACAGAGTGGGGTAACCGTGGTCAGTGGTCTGGCGCGCGGGGTGGATACCATTGCTCATCAAGCTGCTCTGGATGCTGGGGGGCGTACGATCGCTGTCCTGGGTAGTGGCGTGGATCGAATTTACCCGCCAGAACACCGCCGTCTTGCCGAGCGAATGATCTTGCAAGGGGCGTTGGTCAGCGATTATCCACCGGGCACGCAACCCGATGCAACGAATTTCCCGCCCCGCAACCGCATCATTTCGGGTTTGTCTCTGGCTGTGGTGGTGGTCGAGGCAGGAGAGAAGAGTGGGGCATTAATTACCGCCGGTTTTGCAGCCGAACAAGGGCGGGATGTCTTTGCTGTGCCGGGAAGTATCCATGCCCCTCAAAGTGTGGGAACCAATCGTTTGATCCAAAAGGGGGCCTTTCCCTATATGGGTGTTGCCGATCTTTTGGAGACATTGAATATCCCCGTCAGGCTACAACAGAGTTCAGCCAGGCAAATTCTGCCAGCTGATAAATATGAAGCGCAATTGTTGCAATAT
Coding sequences within it:
- a CDS encoding KH domain RNA binding protein YlqC, whose product is MKSLIEYIAQSLVDHPEEVKVREVRKGNSVNLALYVAKDDMGRVIGRNGRVANAIRVLLRVAAARQGLRVNFDVEEPR
- a CDS encoding 16S rRNA processing protein RimM, which produces MNPASPRTVQNQAAGSPQAGEPAFLVIGKIRRPHGVRGDVLMEVYTDFPERIQAGVVVYVGDQVRQHEIVARRTHRDGLLIRFQGYTTPEEAGELRNQLVYVRADDRPPLEEGEYYHHQILGMMVYDEAKGFVGWVREILSTGANDVLVVKNEQDKELLIPFADDWIVEVDVPQKRLRVSILQG
- a CDS encoding Rossmann fold nucleotide-binding protein Smf (Rossmann fold nucleotide-binding protein Smf possibly involved in DNA uptake), which produces MSEEREKRYWVGFNLVKGIGAVRFRRMLQAFESLEKAWYAPSDALRRVGFGEKHLENFHLIRSQVDLDRYWEALHAKDIQVVTWMDENYPRLLKEIDQSPPVLYVRGELGVSDEIAVAVVGTRRVTRYGRQVAEEIAAGLAQSGVTVVSGLARGVDTIAHQAALDAGGRTIAVLGSGVDRIYPPEHRRLAERMILQGALVSDYPPGTQPDATNFPPRNRIISGLSLAVVVVEAGEKSGALITAGFAAEQGRDVFAVPGSIHAPQSVGTNRLIQKGAFPYMGVADLLETLNIPVRLQQSSARQILPADKYEAQLLQYLSDQPLHVDELSQLCQMPVAQVSSTLTMMELKGLARSVGGMSYVVAREQNEQYQV